In Bradyrhizobium sp. 1(2017), one DNA window encodes the following:
- a CDS encoding cytochrome P450, with protein MSTAPRIDIDPAAFWADPYPMLAKMRKEAPIAFVPQLGSTLLTSRDDISISEKQIDVFSSHQPAGLMNRLMGHNMMRKDGEAHQVERRAMFPTVSPRTVKAHWTAQFKAHADRIIEAIEPGRIDFMRDFALPFSGECLKSITGLTNIGFADMDAWSQGMIEGIANYAGDPAVEARCHAATSGIDAAIDDILPVMRKNPDQSILGVLLASGMAMESVRANVKLAISGGQNEPRKAIAGTVWALLTHPDQLDLVLRGEVSWLQAFEEYARWISPIGMSPRRIAKPWTIRDVSFELDERVFLMFGSANRDEKQFERADRFDVRRDTSKSVAFGAGPHFCAGAWASRAMIADVALPMVLARAGRVEIADDEEVRIGGWAFRGLQNLPVQWH; from the coding sequence TTGAGCACGGCGCCGCGCATCGACATCGACCCTGCCGCGTTTTGGGCCGACCCCTATCCGATGCTCGCGAAAATGCGCAAGGAGGCGCCGATCGCCTTCGTGCCGCAGCTCGGCTCGACGCTGCTGACGAGCCGCGACGACATCTCGATCTCCGAGAAGCAGATCGACGTGTTCTCGTCCCACCAGCCCGCGGGCCTGATGAACCGGCTGATGGGTCACAACATGATGCGAAAGGACGGCGAGGCGCATCAGGTCGAGCGCCGCGCGATGTTTCCGACGGTGTCGCCGAGGACGGTGAAGGCGCACTGGACCGCGCAGTTTAAGGCCCATGCCGATCGGATCATCGAGGCAATCGAACCGGGCCGGATCGATTTCATGCGCGACTTCGCGCTGCCGTTCTCCGGCGAATGCCTGAAGTCGATCACCGGCCTCACCAATATCGGCTTCGCGGACATGGACGCGTGGTCGCAAGGCATGATCGAGGGCATCGCCAATTATGCCGGCGATCCCGCGGTCGAGGCGCGCTGCCATGCGGCGACCTCAGGCATCGACGCCGCGATCGACGACATCCTGCCGGTGATGCGCAAGAATCCGGACCAGAGCATTCTCGGCGTTCTGCTCGCCTCGGGCATGGCGATGGAGAGCGTGCGCGCAAACGTCAAGCTCGCGATCTCGGGCGGCCAGAACGAGCCGCGCAAGGCCATCGCCGGCACGGTCTGGGCGCTGCTCACCCATCCCGACCAGCTCGATCTGGTCCTGCGCGGCGAGGTATCCTGGCTCCAGGCCTTCGAGGAATACGCCCGCTGGATCTCGCCGATCGGCATGTCGCCGCGGCGCATCGCCAAGCCCTGGACCATCCGCGACGTGTCGTTCGAGCTCGACGAGCGCGTATTCCTGATGTTCGGCTCGGCCAATCGCGACGAGAAGCAATTCGAGCGCGCCGACCGGTTCGACGTGCGGCGTGATACGTCGAAGAGCGTCGCCTTCGGCGCCGGTCCGCATTTCTGCGCCGGCGCCTGGGCCTCGCGCGCCATGATCGCGGATGTCGCGCTGCCCATGGTGCTCGCGCGCGCCGGGCGGGTCGAGATCGCCGATGACGAGGAGGTGCGGATCGGCGGCTGGGCGTTCCGCGGGCTGCAGAACTTGCCGGTACAGTGGCATTAG
- a CDS encoding sulfonate ABC transporter substrate-binding protein, whose protein sequence is MQRRDFLKLSVGTAAAAAFASRANAQSAVKEIRIGYQKTGVLVIARQQAALEKHFTPLGIDVKWIEFSSGPPMMEAMNVGSVDFGAVGDSPPVFAQAAGAAIVYAAGQPITNGQGILVPKDSPIRTIADLKGKRIGFTKGSSAHNIVVQTLEKAGLTYADITPVYLTPPDAGPAFANGSIEAWAIWDPYFAIGETKQNGRILINSREVTKTNSFYIANRAFAKSHGSILQQIVDVTTAAGKWAEQHRDEVARSLAAITGVPLDIQTLAANRANFVVGPVTDDIVVTQQGVADRFYKLGLIPKPIVIRDIVWRNPAA, encoded by the coding sequence ATGCAGCGTCGGGACTTTCTGAAATTGTCCGTTGGAACCGCGGCCGCCGCCGCGTTCGCATCGCGCGCGAACGCGCAGAGCGCGGTGAAGGAAATTCGTATCGGCTATCAGAAGACAGGCGTGCTGGTCATCGCGCGTCAGCAGGCCGCTCTGGAAAAACATTTCACGCCGCTCGGTATCGACGTGAAATGGATCGAGTTTTCCTCGGGTCCCCCGATGATGGAGGCCATGAATGTCGGCAGCGTCGATTTCGGCGCAGTCGGCGATTCCCCGCCGGTGTTCGCCCAGGCCGCAGGCGCCGCGATCGTCTATGCCGCCGGCCAGCCCATCACCAACGGCCAGGGCATCCTGGTGCCGAAGGATTCGCCGATCCGCACGATTGCCGATCTGAAAGGCAAGCGTATCGGCTTCACCAAGGGCTCCAGCGCGCACAACATCGTGGTGCAGACGCTGGAGAAGGCGGGTCTCACCTATGCCGACATCACGCCGGTCTACCTGACGCCGCCGGATGCGGGGCCCGCCTTTGCCAATGGCAGCATCGAGGCCTGGGCGATCTGGGATCCGTACTTTGCGATCGGCGAGACCAAGCAGAACGGCCGCATCCTGATCAATTCGCGCGAGGTCACCAAGACCAATTCCTTCTACATCGCCAACCGCGCGTTCGCGAAGAGCCATGGGTCCATCCTGCAACAGATCGTCGATGTGACGACCGCGGCGGGCAAATGGGCCGAACAGCATCGCGACGAGGTGGCCAGATCGCTGGCCGCGATCACCGGTGTCCCGCTGGACATCCAGACCTTGGCCGCCAACCGCGCGAATTTCGTGGTCGGCCCGGTCACCGACGACATCGTCGTGACCCAGCAGGGTGTCGCCGACCGCTTCTACAAGCTCGGCCTGATCCCGAAGCCGATCGTCATCCGCGACATCGTCTGGCGCAACCCGGCAGCCTGA
- a CDS encoding sulfonate ABC transporter substrate-binding protein codes for MRRIIQRLIAAIVLSIGIVAAAVGTSYGQDKVVRIGYQKYGKLVLLKSKGTLEPKLAADGYKVVWTEFPSGPPLLEALNVGAIDFGNTGEAPPIFAQAAGAPLQYVAYEPPAPKGEAILVPKDSPLKSVADLKGKKVALNKGSNVHYLLVKALEKAGVKYSEIEPVFLAPADARAAFERGAVDAWVIWDPFQAAAEAATGARTLSDGTGIVANYQFYFSSKKFLDAHPKIVDAVLAELSSVDDWARGDIHAVAEQLAPSIGLSVPVVEVALKRQSYGIKPITDAVIADQQQVADAFFALGLIPKSIKISDVARKSGS; via the coding sequence ATGAGGCGTATCATTCAGCGTCTGATTGCGGCCATCGTGCTGTCGATCGGTATCGTCGCGGCCGCCGTCGGCACGTCCTACGGGCAGGACAAGGTGGTTCGCATCGGCTACCAGAAATACGGCAAGCTGGTGCTGCTCAAGAGCAAGGGCACCCTGGAGCCGAAGCTCGCCGCTGACGGCTACAAGGTGGTGTGGACCGAATTCCCATCCGGGCCGCCGCTGCTCGAGGCCCTCAATGTCGGCGCGATCGATTTCGGCAACACCGGTGAGGCGCCGCCGATCTTCGCGCAGGCCGCCGGCGCGCCGCTCCAGTATGTCGCCTATGAGCCGCCGGCGCCGAAGGGCGAGGCGATCCTCGTGCCGAAGGACAGCCCGCTGAAATCGGTTGCCGACCTCAAGGGCAAGAAGGTCGCGCTCAACAAGGGCTCCAACGTCCACTATCTCCTGGTCAAGGCGCTGGAGAAGGCGGGCGTGAAGTATTCGGAAATCGAGCCGGTGTTCCTGGCACCGGCCGATGCCCGCGCCGCCTTCGAGCGTGGCGCGGTCGATGCCTGGGTGATCTGGGATCCGTTCCAGGCCGCGGCGGAGGCCGCCACCGGCGCCCGCACGCTCTCGGACGGCACCGGCATCGTCGCCAACTACCAGTTCTACTTCTCCTCCAAGAAATTCCTCGACGCCCATCCGAAGATCGTCGACGCCGTGCTCGCCGAGCTCAGCTCAGTCGACGACTGGGCCAGGGGCGACATCCATGCCGTCGCCGAGCAGCTTGCGCCGTCGATCGGTCTCTCGGTGCCCGTCGTCGAGGTGGCTTTGAAGCGGCAGTCCTACGGCATCAAGCCGATCACCGATGCCGTCATTGCCGACCAGCAGCAGGTGGCCGACGCGTTCTTCGCGCTGGGCCTCATCCCCAAATCCATCAAGATCTCCGACGTCGCTCGGAAGTCAGGATCGTGA
- a CDS encoding ATP-binding cassette domain-containing protein gives MQTALRTSLPESELGSRANFAPHARVVREERAAQTTGLPLSIRGLRKSFGDNEVLRGIDLHIPAGQFVAIVGKSGCGKSTLLRLIAGLDKIDAGSVSFGQDIQPEDIRVMFQEPRLLPWARVLANVEVGLGRDRASTDAHARAEKALTEVGLADRRDQWPSVLSGGQKQRVALGRALVSRPRVLAFDEPLGALDALTRISMQRLLERVWRDQGFTAILVTHDVAEAVALADRVLVIEEGRIAHDVVVNASRPRQRGSAELAGLEGSILSHLLSADDRT, from the coding sequence ATGCAGACAGCGCTTCGTACCTCCCTTCCCGAGTCCGAGCTCGGCAGCCGCGCCAATTTCGCGCCGCATGCCCGTGTGGTGCGCGAGGAGCGGGCGGCGCAGACCACCGGACTCCCGCTCAGCATCCGCGGCTTGCGCAAATCCTTCGGCGACAACGAGGTGCTGCGCGGTATCGACCTGCACATCCCCGCCGGCCAGTTCGTCGCCATCGTCGGCAAGAGTGGTTGCGGCAAGAGCACGCTGCTGCGCCTCATCGCCGGTCTGGACAAGATCGACGCCGGCAGCGTCAGCTTCGGCCAGGACATCCAGCCCGAGGACATCCGCGTGATGTTCCAGGAGCCGCGGCTGCTGCCCTGGGCGCGCGTGCTCGCGAATGTCGAGGTCGGTCTCGGCCGCGATCGCGCCTCCACCGATGCGCATGCGCGCGCGGAGAAGGCGCTGACCGAGGTCGGGCTCGCCGACAGGCGCGATCAATGGCCCTCGGTGCTGTCGGGCGGCCAGAAGCAGCGCGTCGCGCTCGGTCGCGCGCTGGTCTCCCGTCCGCGCGTGCTCGCCTTCGACGAGCCGCTCGGCGCGCTGGACGCGCTGACCCGGATTTCGATGCAGCGTCTACTGGAGCGCGTCTGGCGCGACCAGGGCTTTACCGCGATCCTCGTGACCCACGATGTCGCCGAAGCGGTCGCACTGGCGGACCGCGTGCTGGTGATCGAGGAGGGGCGCATCGCCCACGACGTCGTGGTTAACGCCAGCAGGCCCCGCCAGCGCGGTTCGGCCGAGCTTGCCGGCCTCGAAGGCTCGATCCTGAGCCACCTGTTGTCGGCGGACGATCGTACCTAA
- the ssuD gene encoding FMNH2-dependent alkanesulfonate monooxygenase, which translates to MSKQSNPNILWFLPTHGDGRYLGTGIGGREVNFNYLRQIAQAADQLGYFGVLLPTGRSCEDSWIVASSVAPFTERLRYLVAVRPGLQSPSVAARMTATLDRISNGRLLVNVVTGGDPVENKGDGIFLSHDERYEVTREFLNVYSDLLAGKTVNVEGKHIHVEGSKLLFPPVQAPRPPLYFGGSSDAGIDVAVDTVDKYLTWGEPPALVAEKIAKVREVAAARGRKLSFGIRLHVIVRETNEAAWRDANELIKHVSDETIALAQKNFARMDSVGQQRMAQLHGGKRDKLEIAPNLWAGVGLVRGGAGTALVGDAETVAARIREYQDLGIDTFIMSGYPHLEEAYRFAELVFPRLALEQPSNVTKLHFNGGPFGETVGSDFRPQHRVSQS; encoded by the coding sequence ATGAGCAAGCAGTCCAACCCCAACATTCTCTGGTTCCTGCCGACCCACGGCGACGGCCGCTATCTCGGCACCGGAATCGGCGGCCGCGAGGTCAACTTCAACTATCTGCGCCAGATCGCGCAGGCCGCCGATCAGCTCGGCTATTTCGGCGTGCTGCTGCCGACCGGGCGATCCTGCGAAGATTCCTGGATCGTTGCGTCCTCGGTCGCGCCCTTCACCGAGCGGCTGCGCTATCTCGTGGCGGTCCGCCCCGGCCTGCAATCGCCGAGCGTTGCGGCACGCATGACCGCGACGCTGGACCGCATCAGCAATGGCCGGCTCCTCGTCAACGTCGTCACCGGCGGCGATCCCGTCGAGAACAAGGGCGACGGCATCTTCCTGTCCCATGACGAGCGCTACGAGGTCACCCGCGAATTCCTTAACGTCTATAGCGACCTGCTCGCCGGCAAGACGGTGAACGTCGAGGGCAAGCATATCCATGTCGAGGGCAGCAAGCTCTTGTTTCCGCCGGTGCAGGCGCCGCGGCCGCCGCTGTATTTTGGCGGCTCGTCCGATGCCGGCATCGACGTCGCGGTCGACACCGTCGACAAATATCTGACCTGGGGCGAGCCGCCTGCGCTGGTCGCCGAGAAGATCGCGAAGGTGAGGGAGGTTGCAGCTGCGCGCGGCAGAAAGCTCTCCTTCGGCATCCGTCTTCACGTGATCGTCCGCGAGACCAATGAGGCGGCCTGGCGCGATGCGAACGAGCTGATCAAGCATGTCAGCGACGAGACCATTGCGCTGGCGCAGAAGAATTTTGCTCGCATGGACTCCGTCGGCCAGCAGCGCATGGCGCAGCTCCACGGCGGCAAGCGCGACAAGCTCGAGATCGCGCCGAACCTGTGGGCCGGCGTCGGCCTCGTGCGCGGCGGTGCCGGCACCGCGTTGGTCGGCGACGCCGAAACGGTCGCGGCCCGCATCAGGGAATATCAGGATCTCGGCATCGATACCTTCATCATGTCGGGCTATCCGCATCTGGAGGAGGCCTACCGCTTCGCCGAGCTGGTGTTCCCGCGGCTCGCGCTGGAGCAGCCGAGCAATGTGACCAAGCTGCATTTCAACGGCGGTCCGTTCGGCGAGACGGTCGGCAGCGACTTCCGTCCGCAGCATCGGGTGTCGCAGTCATGA
- a CDS encoding vanadium-dependent haloperoxidase, with protein sequence MKYTSWTISRLSLIAILIAATAPLARADVIMDWNAKADAIAAEKQIPPAPHSRALTMMHVAMFEAVNAIDRRYTPYKLALSAERSTSREAAAAVAAHDVLLSIYPDIKPDLDTALTSSLAPIAEGESRTAGIALGKDAAAQIIQLRAKDGSNAVETYRPLTTAGVYVPTAVPLFQTTGATTPWVMTSGSQFRPGPPPALDSEVWTKDINEIREVGGRGSPTRTPEQTTIGRFWFFVGARTYNPIVRQAAMAKSMDLVDCARLFALTSMSGNDAIVAVFEAKYHYNFWRPITAIRNADLTSNAATPRDPSWLPLGDTPMHPEYPCAHCITSAAISTVLQTVVGDFGEFSLTSPTAPGVTRKWSRLQDYSDEVSNARIWAGFHYRFSTEVGKDMGRKIGALTVATQLRGVEAMAQPRR encoded by the coding sequence ATGAAATACACTTCGTGGACGATTTCCCGCCTATCGCTGATTGCAATACTGATCGCAGCCACGGCGCCGCTTGCACGCGCCGACGTGATCATGGACTGGAATGCAAAGGCCGACGCGATCGCTGCCGAGAAGCAAATTCCGCCGGCGCCGCACAGCCGCGCCCTGACCATGATGCACGTGGCGATGTTCGAGGCCGTCAACGCGATCGACCGCCGCTACACGCCTTACAAGCTCGCGTTGTCCGCGGAGCGCTCGACCTCGCGGGAGGCCGCAGCGGCGGTTGCGGCTCACGACGTGCTGCTGTCGATCTATCCGGATATCAAGCCGGATCTGGATACGGCGCTGACGAGCTCGCTGGCGCCGATTGCCGAGGGCGAATCCAGGACCGCCGGCATCGCGCTCGGGAAAGACGCCGCGGCGCAGATCATCCAGCTTCGTGCGAAGGATGGCAGCAACGCGGTTGAAACGTACCGCCCCCTGACCACAGCGGGCGTCTATGTTCCGACCGCCGTTCCGCTGTTCCAGACCACGGGCGCGACAACGCCATGGGTGATGACGTCTGGATCGCAGTTCCGTCCCGGACCGCCGCCGGCGCTGGATTCAGAGGTCTGGACCAAGGACATCAACGAAATCCGCGAGGTCGGCGGCCGCGGCAGCCCGACCCGCACGCCTGAGCAAACCACGATCGGCCGCTTCTGGTTCTTCGTCGGCGCCCGCACCTACAATCCCATCGTGAGGCAGGCGGCAATGGCCAAGAGCATGGATCTCGTCGACTGCGCCCGCCTGTTCGCCCTGACGTCGATGAGCGGCAACGATGCCATCGTCGCCGTGTTCGAGGCCAAGTATCACTACAATTTCTGGCGTCCGATCACGGCCATACGCAACGCCGATCTGACCTCGAATGCGGCGACGCCGCGCGATCCGTCCTGGCTGCCGCTCGGGGACACGCCGATGCATCCGGAGTATCCCTGCGCGCACTGCATCACCTCGGCCGCGATCTCGACCGTGCTCCAGACTGTCGTCGGAGATTTCGGCGAGTTCTCTCTGACCAGCCCGACGGCCCCGGGGGTCACGCGCAAATGGTCACGGCTGCAGGACTATAGCGACGAAGTCTCCAATGCGCGCATCTGGGCCGGCTTTCACTACCGGTTCTCGACCGAGGTCGGCAAGGACATGGGCCGAAAGATCGGTGCGTTGACCGTCGCGACGCAGCTTCGCGGTGTTGAAGCAATGGCGCAGCCAAGGCGGTAG
- a CDS encoding ABC transporter permease subunit codes for MSLIDSISLPRSVRLPRVDGLIQWIVPLAIIAVWQVASVTGFVPVRVLPAPSDVVLAGWKLLLSGELGRNIWVSFWRASIGFLIGGGIGFAFGLANGLSQLSAKLTDTTLQMVRNVPHLALIPLVILWFGIDESAKLFLVALGVFFPIYLNTLHGIRTVDPQLIEMGRIYGMTDSELFRRVIFPGALPSIFVGIRFALGIMWLTLIVAETIAASSGLGYMAMQAREFMLIDVVVLSILIYALLGKLADSASRVLERLTLSWHPAFQKR; via the coding sequence ATGAGCCTGATCGACAGCATCTCGCTTCCGCGCAGCGTCCGTCTGCCGCGCGTCGACGGCCTGATCCAGTGGATCGTGCCGCTCGCCATCATCGCGGTCTGGCAGGTCGCGAGCGTCACCGGCTTCGTGCCGGTTCGCGTGCTGCCGGCGCCGAGCGACGTCGTGCTCGCGGGCTGGAAGCTGCTGCTCTCCGGCGAGCTTGGCCGCAACATCTGGGTCTCGTTCTGGCGCGCCTCGATCGGCTTCCTGATCGGCGGCGGCATCGGTTTCGCCTTCGGGCTCGCCAACGGCCTGTCGCAGCTCTCGGCCAAGCTCACCGACACCACGCTGCAGATGGTGCGCAACGTGCCGCATCTGGCGCTGATCCCGCTGGTCATCCTCTGGTTCGGCATCGACGAGAGCGCAAAACTGTTCCTGGTCGCGCTCGGGGTGTTCTTCCCGATCTATCTCAACACGCTGCACGGCATCCGTACCGTCGACCCGCAGCTGATCGAGATGGGCCGCATCTACGGCATGACCGACAGCGAGCTGTTCCGCCGGGTGATCTTCCCGGGCGCGCTGCCCTCGATCTTCGTCGGCATCCGCTTCGCGCTCGGCATCATGTGGCTGACCCTGATCGTCGCCGAGACCATCGCGGCGTCGTCGGGGCTCGGCTACATGGCGATGCAGGCGCGCGAGTTCATGCTGATCGACGTCGTCGTGCTCTCGATCTTGATCTATGCCCTGCTCGGCAAGCTCGCCGACAGTGCCTCACGCGTGCTGGAGCGCCTGACGCTCTCCTGGCACCCCGCCTTCCAGAAACGTTGA
- a CDS encoding GYD domain-containing protein, whose product MPLFISYVSYSNSGIKGLVDKPSDRSAVIGPMIEKAGGKLQGAFMTTGAHDALVVAEFPDGADAVALGMAAAASGAIAKIETVRAWKMSEFKSVAEKAAKLTSVYVPPGK is encoded by the coding sequence ATGCCGCTGTTCATCTCATACGTCTCATACTCAAATTCCGGCATCAAGGGATTGGTCGACAAGCCGTCCGATCGCAGCGCGGTCATCGGACCGATGATCGAAAAAGCCGGCGGAAAGCTCCAGGGAGCGTTCATGACAACAGGCGCACATGACGCGCTCGTCGTTGCGGAGTTCCCCGATGGAGCCGATGCTGTCGCCCTCGGAATGGCGGCCGCGGCGAGCGGCGCCATCGCCAAGATCGAAACCGTACGCGCTTGGAAGATGAGTGAGTTCAAGAGCGTCGCGGAAAAGGCCGCGAAGCTTACAAGCGTCTACGTTCCGCCTGGCAAGTAG
- a CDS encoding M20 family metallopeptidase, producing the protein MSEAQITDWLASQRQAMIDLLRDVVDIDSGSYDKEGVDAVGARFERHFAEHGISCRRESHGTFGDAIHAEVAKPGSNEKPVLLMGHRDTVFGKGEAGRRPFTIRDGRAYGPGVADMKSGLVMNVFVATAFHKFGGNPHPIKVLITSDEEIGSPSSRPVIEREGRSARAVFNSEPGRPTGNVVTGRKGGIFMHMAITGKAAHSGANFAAGVSAIGELAHKIVQIHALTDLDKGITLNVGLVSGGQSVNTTAPYAEGQIDLRYVDPADRARIMAAIETIIATSRVPGTSATLSIKGEFVPVVQSADSKALFETYQAAAKDAGLTTLQGEFSGGCADSGFTAAVGTPTICGLGPVGGLAHTPEEYLEVDSIVPRAQALALAILRG; encoded by the coding sequence ATGTCTGAAGCCCAAATCACGGACTGGCTCGCGTCGCAGCGGCAGGCCATGATCGATCTCTTGCGCGACGTCGTGGACATCGATTCCGGGTCCTACGACAAGGAAGGCGTCGATGCGGTCGGGGCGCGGTTCGAGCGGCATTTTGCCGAGCACGGCATTTCCTGCCGGCGCGAAAGCCACGGCACCTTTGGCGACGCCATCCACGCCGAGGTCGCAAAGCCCGGCAGCAACGAGAAGCCGGTGCTGTTGATGGGGCATCGCGACACCGTGTTCGGCAAGGGCGAGGCCGGGCGGCGTCCGTTCACGATCCGGGACGGGCGCGCCTATGGGCCCGGCGTCGCCGACATGAAGTCCGGCCTGGTCATGAACGTGTTCGTGGCCACCGCCTTCCACAAATTCGGCGGCAACCCGCATCCGATCAAGGTGCTGATCACCTCGGACGAGGAGATCGGATCGCCCTCTTCGCGGCCCGTGATCGAGCGCGAGGGACGCAGCGCGCGCGCCGTGTTCAACTCCGAGCCGGGCCGCCCCACCGGCAATGTCGTCACGGGGCGCAAGGGCGGCATCTTCATGCACATGGCCATCACCGGAAAGGCCGCGCATTCCGGCGCCAATTTCGCCGCCGGCGTCAGCGCGATCGGCGAGCTCGCGCACAAGATCGTGCAGATCCACGCGCTGACCGATCTCGACAAGGGCATCACCCTCAATGTCGGGCTGGTCTCGGGCGGGCAGTCCGTCAACACCACGGCGCCTTACGCCGAGGGCCAGATCGATCTGCGCTACGTCGATCCGGCCGATCGTGCGCGGATCATGGCTGCGATCGAGACGATCATCGCGACGTCCCGCGTGCCGGGCACCAGCGCGACGCTGTCGATCAAGGGCGAGTTCGTGCCAGTGGTGCAGAGCGCGGATTCGAAGGCGCTGTTCGAGACCTATCAGGCCGCTGCAAAGGATGCGGGCCTCACCACGCTGCAGGGCGAGTTCTCCGGCGGCTGCGCCGATTCCGGCTTCACCGCCGCGGTGGGCACGCCGACCATCTGCGGCCTTGGCCCCGTCGGCGGGCTCGCGCATACGCCGGAGGAATATCTCGAGGTCGACAGCATCGTGCCGCGCGCACAGGCCCTCGCGCTGGCGATCTTGCGGGGGTGA
- a CDS encoding flavin reductase family protein has product MNVVPRDLMTEIPVSSADFRGAMRHLTGGVSIITAGRGKDISGMTVTSVTSLSVEPPTLLVSINRDASSFPLIRRYGAFGVNILNADQLDVAERFAGKGGLKGADRFAGNHWVTSVSGVPLLVDALSAVDCEVEEIVERHSHGIVIGRVRDVRNSPRTAALAYWHGQYVAVDQDEDAVRLADVSVPARSRRGG; this is encoded by the coding sequence ATGAATGTAGTCCCCCGCGATCTCATGACCGAAATACCCGTCTCGTCCGCCGATTTCCGCGGCGCCATGCGCCATCTCACCGGCGGCGTCAGCATCATCACCGCCGGGCGGGGCAAGGACATCAGCGGCATGACCGTGACCTCGGTGACCTCCCTGTCGGTCGAACCGCCGACGCTGCTGGTCAGCATCAACCGGGACGCCTCGTCCTTCCCATTGATCCGCCGCTACGGCGCCTTCGGCGTGAACATCCTCAATGCCGATCAGCTCGATGTCGCCGAACGCTTTGCGGGGAAGGGCGGACTGAAGGGCGCCGACCGCTTTGCAGGCAACCATTGGGTGACATCCGTCTCGGGCGTTCCGCTGCTGGTCGATGCCTTGTCGGCTGTCGATTGCGAGGTCGAGGAGATCGTCGAGCGACACTCGCACGGCATCGTCATCGGTCGTGTCAGGGACGTCAGGAACTCGCCCCGCACCGCGGCGCTGGCCTATTGGCACGGCCAGTATGTGGCGGTCGACCAGGACGAGGACGCGGTTAGGCTGGCGGACGTCAGCGTTCCCGCACGCAGCCGCCGGGGCGGTTGA